The region tcattaaataaagaaagaataaagaattGTCATATCTGAATgaccatataaaaataatcatgaGATGCATGACAAATGCAATATCTGAGCCAGTATTTGGTAAtggaaaaaaaaccctaaacctttctAGGTGGCTGAAAAGACGCTTTGGCATCAGAAAATTGCTTAAAAGAACCCATATTGATAAGACTAAATTTGATTAAAGGTTTAGTTCACTCTGACAGTAGCATACGTGGTCTGTCACATTGCTTAAGGTATTCTTCTTGTCAATTAATGAAACCAATGTCCCATCTTGTTGCATAGCCACATCGTATAAGTTTGGTACTCTTTAAGCTTTAAACCTAAGGAAGCTGAATGGCCAGGTCAAACCTTTTACCCAAAACAGATTTTAAATCTTTGGGTAACAAATCTAGAATGCAATAGCAAGTAATTTTAAGCCCATCATATCGCCTCACAAAAGCTCACTAGTTAACCACAGACCAAAGTTGATGAACCATATTTAAGAATGTATCAGCCAGTTATATCAAATATCAGTTTTCTTGAGCTCAAACCAGCAATTAAGGACAATGAACATGAACTCTTCCACATTTGACATGTCTACGCAGTCATTTGGCAGTCAAAGTGGATAGTTCACTTTTCACCAGTCTTTGGATTTGAGCTTCACAACAAGTCCATTAAGCAACTTAGATTGCCCATAGTGGGATTAGTCAAAAGTAACTCCACAACTATAGCTATAGATAAGGCCTTTGTGAGTAATTTTCCTATAATTGAGCTTCACAACAAGTCCATTAAGCAACTTGGATTGCCCATAGTGGGATTGATAAAAAGTAACTCCACAACTATAGCTATAGATAAGGCCTTTGTGAGTAATTTTCCTATAATTGAGAACTTGAATGAGTTGAGATTGCATTTTCCCTGGGGGGTCCAACTTCAACACAAATATGTCAGGTCCAATAAATAGCAAAGTTAATCTGTCCAAACCCTAGTTAAGTCGGTaagtgaagaacaaaaatagggTATTTAGTCATGATTATAGGGGTCATAGCATGTAGTTGAATATGTTACATCGCTGGAAATCAGTACCCGTTGCCGTGAAGAATCAAGATTATGTGCGCACTTGTTTACTATAGAACGTAAATAACTCAGAGGATGATAAAtagatgcaaaaaaaaaaagggtaactATGCTGCTGTAAAACGGATTATTGGGCATAAATTGAATAATCGGTGACAATCGTTATGTTCAATGACAAGAATAAGAATCTTAGATTAAGTGCCGCAAATAAATGAAGCATAGGATCCAGAGGATGGCATGCTAACAAGTAATTCCAATGGATAGATCGATTGAGAGAGAGCTAAAGATTACCGCTGTGACTTCCGATGACAGAGAGTTACTTGAAGGCTTGAATTGAGGATGGACGGGGGAGCGAAGGTGACGGTCAAGGGAAGGCTAGAGAGGGGGTTACAGTAGTGATGACGACGCTTGGGGCCAGGAGAAGATGCTGCCGCCACGTTCGCCGCCAACGAAGATAGAGAAGCGGAGGCAACCATGATGGATTAAAGACAAAGGGGCAAAGGGAGGGTAGAGCTGAGGAGATAATTAAGACTCCCCCACCCGCTTGGTTACGGTGAAATATGCCGAGCGAGCAAAGAGAGACCTCTCCCTCCCTTCCCTTTTGTGTCTGATGATGATTATAATGACGATGATGtatgatgagaagaaaaatcGCGGGTGCGCATGTGGAGGAGGATTCGCGCTGTGGACTGGGTCGGCATGAACGGGCCGGATTCTCTCCTGCTAAGCGAACCAATGTGCCCAATCTGCACCGTCCAATTTATATGTATGTCTGACGTCGATCCCTGTGTAGCTAGTATTAGTAAGATGAAAGATCCCAATGGTTCTACTACTACTTCTCAACTCAAGTGTGAGTTTCGTAATTTTATCCCGAGGCCCAGCCCAGCCCAGCCTGGCTGAAACCCAATTTGCCAAAACCCAAAACATACAAAGAGGAAATAGAGAATACCAAAATGGCCTCCTTCTAGTCTTCTGACGGCGCCTCGGCAGTCAAGTCATATCGGTTGCGCGTTGGCGGATGTGGGAAGGTGCGAGCACTGGAGAGAGGATGATGAGGTGGGCAGCGAGGGCAGAGCATCTGGCGGGCCTTCCACGGAGGGTCGTCGTCGTGGCCGTGGGGGCCTTCGCCAAGGTCATGACCACGGTCCTCAACTCCACCCATGTCCACAACCCCGAGACCCTCATCCGCCTCGTCAGATCACGCCCGTCCAGTGTGCCACTTCTCACCGTTAGCAACCACATGTCCACGTGAGCCTTTTACCAATCTTTCCCTTTCTTGCTCAATGTCCATTCTACCGTTGGTTGTCATAGCATTACCCGTTCCGTTTGCAGCATCTGCACCTGCAAAACTGGGAATTCAGTcagtaattttttgtttaactgTTTCACATTCCTTCATTATGCCGGTTAGTAACATCCACgactaaatatatttatcacGCATACGCTTGCCTTAGCTACTCTCTGCAATGTATTTATGGCTGTAAATCTGACAATGCGACATCAACATGAGCTTCTTCGGGCCTGTCAGGGGGGTGTGTgtattagagagagagagagagagtactGACATCATAGCGGAAATTGCATGAGTTGACGTTATATCAATTCTAGATAGTTGATTTCAGCATTGCTGATTGTGCACCATTTGAATAACTTGTCTATTTCATAGTTCAAGCAATTCAAAGGTTCAGAAAAGCACATCCTGTGGATAAACTGCATGTCTTTTGACATGGGCAGAGATTCTTAAGTTGTTTGGAACATTAAGGTATTTGCATACCTAGAATTTGGCATCCTTGTATCCAGCTTGGTTTCAAGAGTTATCATTATAATCTATGCGCTGTAAAACATCTTGATTTATCACTCTAATTACTCCTGTGGATGGCTTCacattttttttgcaaataagtGATAAGTacaatgtgtgtgtgtgtgtgtgttttaataaaaaataaaaatttgcatCATAAAACAGGTTGGATGACCCACTTATGTGGGGGTTCAAGGGTTTTCCATCTATGGATGCAAAACTAGCTCGTTGGGTGCTTGCAGCAGAGGACATATGCTTCAAGAATAGGATTCTCTCATACTTGTTCCGACTTGgtaatattattcatattttttcttgCCTATCATGGGACTTACTTGAAAGCATGCCTTCTTTTTAGTATGACATTAGATAATTTGTGAATCGTTTATCGTATCAATAAGTTGCAAACCAGCCCTCATTTAGATTTCAATTCATGTTTGACCAGAAGATTTGTAGAATGGTATATATTTTACTGTACTCTGTGAAATATTATGATTTTCAGAAAATGCAAATCTAATGCTAGTTTTGACGAACCTTCACTCGCTATGAAATATTTGAACAAAAGTTTAGTCTAATTTTTCCGCGTAGTACTCACCAGCTTTTTTGAAGTTCAAATACTTATGTCTTAACTGATTGGGTGTAATCAATTTCCTGTGGAAAGTTTAAGGGagattatatgtataaaaaatgtGTCACGAATAGCACTTCTTTGCAAACAACATTTTAGtagttttttaatcatatttaacTCTGTCTCTTCCCCACTGGAGAATAACCATCTCCATAGATAACATAACCTACATGTACATGTGAAATGAACGTTCCATTGTAAATCTGTGTATGTCTCTGCTGTGGTGCATAAGCAATATCTCCTACTAGacacattttaaaatattaatgccACAGGATATGCTAGGCAATCACACCTATGGTTCTTAGGAAAGCACACCTTGAAATAAAGTATTAAGCTAAAAAAAACTGTGattaaattattgattattCCTAAGAAGActcatttctctttttatagAGATTTGAGGACTTATCTAAGCAAGTTTGACTCCTAATAGGAGAAAAGTTCCGACTTctacaagaaaaggaaaaaaaaaggacttAATTAAACTAAAACTTATTCAAACTCCTAAACTTAATTAAACATGGAATTCAAGATGACTTGGCAGAAATTTCAGGCAATGATCTTGAAATTACTAAACTGCCTCTAGCACTAATATGTAAGATCTTAGGAATTACTCCTTATTTTGAATCATGTCTTTTCTTGTAAAATTTCATCCAAATCCTCCTGGTATGTCATTTGTATCAACTATACTATTGCTTTTATCAATTTACAAATGtgaaatcactttttttttttctttttttacacaCCATCAGTGGTTGTTTGTGTTTTGGCACTTAAATTAAGCTGTCGTTGAATCATGCTTCTTGTAAGTTGTGGTGGATGGAATTATATATCCATTTTTAAGATTATATACCATTTACTACTGTCTAAGAGGTTAATACTTCTAGGAAAATGCATACCAGTGACAAGGGGTGGTGGAAtttatcaagaacaaatgtCTGAAGCTCTTGATGTTTTGAATGGAGGAGGTTGGGTGCGTCTTTTTTCATTTGGCTTAGAGACTTAGAATGGTTGTTGTGATCAATACGTCATATCATTTGTAGAAATGTATGGTTTTCTCAGGCTTGTTATTACAATCCAAAAAGTGCAGTTGCATACATTTCCAGAAGGAAAAGTTAACCAGGAAGATGTGCCTGTAAGACGTTTAAAATGGGGAACTGCCAGTCTAATTGTACGGGCACCTGTGACACCAATAGTTTTGCCAATTTTTCACTCAGGCTTTGAAAAGGTATATAGAGACGAGTGCTAAAtccttttgtttgtttactttATTAATGGTGTGTAAACCTATATAACATAAAGCCTTATTACATTGGCTGCTCTTGTCTAAACTTTACAAAACTCATGCATCCCATGCATGTTGGTTGGTTTTGGAGTGAATTTTGTGCATATGATTTCAATTTTCAAGTTTATGAATAGCGTGCCTTAGATAATTTGTCTTCCATCAATTTGCTATGTTAGTCAATCTTCCTTCAGCATACGAAAAATACTGGCTAGTCTGGCTTCAttggtttttcaattattttcttGTTACAAACATACTTCTTATGTACAATCTTCCTCATACATTAGGTTGTGGTTCTGGTCATGTTTTGTACACTGATATTTTTTGAGAACAGATTGGTGTGATATGACAATTCTATTGAGAAAgcaagtggttttttttttctttacagctttgttcttatttatgtCAGACATTGTTAGTTCAGACTTCTCCATTACATACAGAATGATCAGATCTCAGAatgttttcaatatatatttttttcacagtTACCTAGTTCTGCACACATGCTTTTCATCTATTTAGGAAATCATGAGCATTGCATACAACAAGCAGCAGTAATGGTTGATCTTCTTAATAATAAAGTGctctattaattatatttatgttaatGAGGACACCTatgttctatattttttattgttacaaACACACCTAtgttctatgttttattatatgttGCTTGAGCTTGCAAGTCAATTTTTCGTCTAGGATCATTTTGTTGAAAACCATTAATATGGTGTACTTCTCGTATTTCGTGAGGTTTAGGTGATGCCTGAGAAAGCTTGTTATGGGCGAAGACCCCCTCTTCCTCTTTGCATGAAGGACATAAAAATTATCATTGGTGAGCCTATAGAGTTTGATCTCTGGAGCTTAAGGCAAACTGCCTTGACTCATTCATGCGAAGAAAATTTGAACAATTTGGGGTGGCCTAAAACTTCTCCAGATGGGCTCAATGAGGCAGCACAAAGATGGCTCTTCACAAGCATCTCAGATCAGATTCGAACAGCCATGGAGAAATTGAGAACTTTTGGTAAGTCTCTTTAGGAATCAAAGTTATGCTTTTGTCGGGCATCCTTCATTTTATTGATTGAGGTGTAACTTACTTTTATGACCTGTTCACATCTGTGCATGTACTCGTTATTAAGCGAAACTCAGAGTTGAATGCACTATTTTATCCTCTAGGTTTAGGGAATGTGCaaaacattttcttcttttgtgtttcaGAAATAAACATCATTCTTGGAAACCAAGGCAGAGTGTTGTCTGTCTGTGTCACCTATCGGGGACAGAGTGACAGgtttcaaagaatttttttcttttcttttcttggttGCTTGTTGTCTATTTTGGATTAGATTTggtcaacttaaaaaaaaaaaaatgtccagATTGCCCATTTTATTGGCAAGTTGAACACAATTACTGAGCAATCAACATCTGTGtgttatgtgtgtgtgtgtgtgtgtgtgtgtgtgtgtgtgtgtgtgtgtgcgcactttttgttttgtttagaaCTAAGCTGAGTACTGTTAATATCCTTTATTGCCCTTCTCACTAGTTTATGGTGTTAGTGAGATATTGAATCTTGGCTGCTTATGCTTATTGTTTGTTGACTTGGATttgttttaaggaaaaaaaaaatgaaggctTTTGAATCATAAGGGAGATTAATCTTTGATTCTTAGAAGAAATGTAGGTGAATTTGAcccatttcttgtttttccaGTTCTCTCCTGTGACTtctgagtttatatatatatatatatatatttgaataagcTAAATGTCATATGGTCTTGATGATGGACTCCTTCTCAGCAGATGCTAGTGCAGCAACACAAGAATAGGATTTCTTTGTGGATCCAGCTTGAGCTGAAGCAAAAAAAGTATGTGGTCGGATTCCCCTTTATTTCAATTTCCACTATAAGTCTGGGTTCATGTGTTTTGCTCACTGAAGTTGAAGTTCAACAGTAAGGATGGGAGGGTGTCTAAGGCCCAAGGGTATGATGCCCTTAGAATGATCGTGATATTAATCCTCACAGAATTAGGAAGATGGCAAATCCATCTGGCATGGGACCCTGCTTCAACCATTACAGTGGAGAATCTCGCTCAATTTTGTTCGTTTTGATTGCCCTGTGTTTAATCAATGAGGAAACTGGACTAAATTGGCTTTGCATGGGGAGCTCATGTTTTGTGAGGAATATTGTGTGTGAATGCTTATTTAGTTTGTCTATCCAAAATTGTTGAAGGTGAAATGGGCATTATCAGCCAGCGGGGGCTCGCGGAAATAATTAAGAaagactgctgcagcatatttTACCCAGTAATGAATTGGGCGACTGGCCATGTTCCATTTGATAGCaaacaaagaaatttttaaCTCTTCTGATAAGAAAACTATCAAAACAATTACTCCATATAGGAATAAGAGAAATGTTTTAAATCCAGCTATCTACAGTGAATTGAAGGGGCACCAAAAATTCTAGAGAATTTTAGTAGGCAGACTGGTGGCTAAATGGGAGAGCCCCTATGTTTCTGTGGCCGGACAATTTGAGAGTTAATCAGTTTCAGAACTATAAGAGATCTGTCTCCTTTGTTAGCTGAAGCCCCATTCAGGGGAAACCTTGTCCTGATTCTGTAccattattgatttttatctAATCGGGGACAGATAATCGGGGGCAGATAGGAACAAGAAGTTGTGGACTCTCACGGCAAATGGCTTTTTACGGTGAagtttttctataattttctgAATGATGGGGGTTTGCGATGCCAAATTTCTAGGTGGTTTTGGCGTAGCAACTATCCGTGGAAAATTAATATCTTCAATTGACTAGTGTGGAAAAATATGATTCATCCCcttgaaaatcttgagaagcAAAGGTGTAATAGGCTTTCGACAACAACTTGCGTGATGTGTCATTCAGGGATTGAATTGGCTGACCACCTGTTCCTTCATTGCTCTTTTGCTCAaaaggtttgggagtattttgtttacttatttCAGCTGTTGGAACCACCCCAGTCTATGTGTCACGTCTGGGATCGTGGCGTTCTAAATTGAGGATGGCTTCTCGGGAGCTAAGGGTTTTGATAAAGCTCTTGTTTAGAATAAttggcttgctagaaatgatcATATTTTGAATGCGAATGATTTGCCTGACattgctattattttgaaaagtGATCGCATGATATTATCTTGGCCTTCAGCAATAGCAGAGTATGCGAAGTTTGCAGATTCCATTTCTACCATCAGGCGCAATTTGGATTTCCTAGGCCAGCGATCGGAAGAAATTTGTGGTTCTACGTTGCCTAAGGAGATGTAGGACCAGATCCCGAGCTAGGTCTTTCAATGTTGGGTTTTGAGGAGGCATGTTGCTCCTTATTTGTCTttcttcttatgtttttcttgccCTTTGTTTGGTGGGGTCTTTCGTTGTTGTTCCACTTTTAGTGGGTGGGTGTGTTGTTTCTGTTGTGTTGTTGCTCTCTCTTCGCTTGGGTTATGGAGGGCTATTTTGTTctgtctttttaattaattcaaggggtttatccatcttttcaaacaaaaaaaaagtgtcTACTCAAATGGCATTCAGTGTGGCAAACAAATGACTTCACTCAAAACCTACCAGTATTTTTAGCTGACCTCACATAAAATTGCCCACAACTTTTGCCAATGTTTGTGATTATATCCAAGGTTGCAGGAAAAATAGCATCACTCTCGTGGTCATTCGAAAATGATAAGGCACCCGGCTCCCCGGTCTAAAGCTCCCGTGAATTCCTTGTCCACAATCATTAGAAAAAGCTTCTTCTCCACATGGTCAACAAAGTAGTTCAATGAGCCCCGCAACATGGTTATCTTTACCCATAAAAAGGGTTTAATCAGTTTGCAGAGCGAGTGTTTTTTCGCCAAGATGAGTGGCTAGGCCGCTAAAAAAAATAGGGGCGTGTATAAACTTTGGCACAGCAAGTGGGCCAAGGCCCGCGCACACATGGTAGATGAGATCACtcgcacacaaccactactcacactcccaaAAAATATGCCCTCATCGCAACgacctttgggtctattggtacatgggtcgccgatagagctctcactgagtggtgagagttcgattctcggttgagggcacatttctgggagttgtgaatagtggttgtgtatgggtggttccagcgcccacgtgagcgcggccccatccccatttattccaccgaggcttgtgcacgtccctgggtctttagtgggttcgtctcgctcctctttcccaaaaaaaaaaaaatatgcccTCACCCATGATTCAAACTCTTACCATTTGTGGAGGGTTCTAATGGAGATTCACTACTAATAGACCACTTGTTTGTTGGTCTCACAGAGCGAGTGTTGGAAGAATATAGAATTGATGTTTAAACAAATTTCATAAACCATAGGTtttgaagaaacaaaatcaattcAGAcagagatttaaaaaataacaccaAGTTACAAGTATAGACTTAATGATACTATTGAAGTGTAACAATCTTTGGCTTTTGAAAGGCATTTTTGTAAACCTAATGTTATTGTTAAAACATCACAGGTGTGTTGTGGAGTGCTTGTCTCCtgtttgccaaaaaaaaaaaatcttatatttaaactttttaataagttaatatttataaacttttattaaaattgaaaagcatgatagcaaaaataatttcacattttGATCTATTGAGTTGTTAATCATCAAAATATTAGGTTCTCAACATATAATATTCTCATTTAAAGTAACCAAACAAgttaatcttatgttatctAATTCAAATTTCACGGTGATTTAATATTACTCTAgtcaaacaacaaatgaattctttcctaaaaataaatgaatattgaaTGTTTGAGCTTGAGAGATGTACTTTTAAAAATTGTGGGTTAGCCCACTGGTAACTACTCTTGCTTCTAATTGAGAGATCTTAAGTTCAAACCTCTAAAATTACAATTCAATTTTTGAATCTCTTGTGGGAGTTCTGTGTGAGGAATACCTCCCGTTCTTCTCTCCAAAGTTGCATGGCGATGGGCTTATTTTTAGGAGGTCAATCAAGCCACTGTAACTAGTGCAACTGTGGCCGTTAAGAAAAGTAAAGGTATGCACAAACTTCAACATAGCAAGTGAGGGAGGAGCTAATGCACACATGGGGGCTAAAATCACCCGCACACAACCATTACTCACACTTCCGGATAATGTACCATCACCCATGAGTTAGTAATTTTAGACCAACATATTGCATCCCATGTAATCTATTAGTAACTGGGTTCAATTAAACCTTTTATAAGTAATGAGAGTTCGAATTATAGGTGAGACCATATTTATGGGAGTGTAAGTAGTGATTGTGTGCGGGTAATTTCAGTGTTTAATTATACACTTACCCGACCCCACTTACTTTGTGCCCTTGTTTTGTTAAGTAACCAAGTTGCTCATCTCATGAAAAGAGTAAAAACCATATTGCACAAGAGCATGTACTGGAGGCTGAAGACTGCCCGTGGATGTTCTAGTGCTTTGAAGTCCTCAGATGCTTCAAAGAAAAAGTTGTAGGAGGTCTTGTAATCTTTCACTTACTGAGCCGGCGGTACATAGATTGCATTGGCTGTTGTTCGTGCTGCGGTGGGTGTAGCTTTGGATTCCTCAGAGAGAACTGAAGCTTGTTTGATCTTCAGAAGATCAATGCCCACCGACAATAGTTTGTCATCCAATCTTCAAAGCTTCGGTGTATTCTTTGTTTTCCGTCAGAAAAGCTACAAGTCTTGCTTCAAACCCGGTGTCCGCAGTCCACTCTACCGTCTCCTTGCAGAGTTATATCTATAGATTTTATGTTCCAGGAATCTTGGCAACAGAGTCAATTATTCCCCTAGTTATTTTGCAGTtttaacctttttaaaaaaataaaataaaaaaaataaaaaaaataattcctcTGCCCACTTCTCTCGTTGAAGAAGGTCCGATAGGTTTGCAATGACCTGTTCTTTTACGCGCAATGCTTCTGAGGATGAGGAGGCAACCTTTAGTATGCGGTTGAAAATTGAATTGGACACTGAAGGCTCTTAATGGCTTCCAAAGCCAGGGCCACTGAATCCGTTGTTGTTGGAAGAAACGTGGCGTGATTGTTGGGCCCAAAATCTTGATCCTGATAAAGAACAACTTAACCAGTTGGAATTatatcacaaacacacaaaagaaatataaatgagCCAATAATACTTGACTTCAGATTAtaatatgtctatatatatatatatatgtatgctgTGCACATGAAATAAACCATAATTAATTTAACCGTTTTTGATATTCAAGTTTCAGATTTGATGAATTGTCACAACTTACGAGTGATCAATTCCAcagaaaaaataatgaagtaaAAAACAGAGGCTTTCTAACAGAATTTCGcagaaaagtatatatatatatatatatatacaactgcGATTATAGCGACTCTTTTCATAGTTGCTTGGCGTGAAAGGTAATCCGTTTGCCATAATAATAGAGAAGGATCATAGGGCACTTGTTCACAGTTATTGATCAGTTATCTAGTTATTACCATTGCTTCACGAGTGCCGCCCGCCAATAGTAATTGGCATACTGGTCGCTGCTGATGTATTATAGAACGCCCACATCTTGGTTTTCTATTTATTTCTAACCAAGTTAAAAGTGTGAGTGAGAGATTAAAAGCTAGGCAGATCGCTAGCTGGTTTAACTGCCGGTAGGAGGGCAGGCAGGCACATTGATGGTTGATAGCTGATGGATCCTTCTTGCTCGCTTAAATCCCAATGAATAAGCTCACGGGATGAATAACCAGGAGTTGGTTGATAAGTCTACAGCACAACATGAGCAGCTCAACCGTGCCTTTCCTTCCAAGCTGGTTCAATTTAATGGGATGAGTCGGTTGGTTGCTTCCTGA is a window of Dioscorea cayenensis subsp. rotundata cultivar TDr96_F1 chromosome 5, TDr96_F1_v2_PseudoChromosome.rev07_lg8_w22 25.fasta, whole genome shotgun sequence DNA encoding:
- the LOC120261456 gene encoding N-acylphosphatidylethanolamine synthase isoform X2 gives rise to the protein MWEGASTGERMMRWAARAEHLAGLPRRVVVVAVGAFAKVMTTVLNSTHVHNPETLIRLVRSRPSSVPLLTVSNHMSTLDDPLMWGFKGFPSMDAKLARWVLAAEDICFKNRILSYLFRLGKCIPVTRGGGIYQEQMSEALDVLNGGEMYGFLRLVITIQKVQLHTFPEGKVNQEDVPVRRLKWGTASLIVRAPVTPIVLPIFHSGFEKVMPEKACYGRRPPLPLCMKDIKIIIGEPIEFDLWSLRQTALTHSCEENLNNLGWPKTSPDGLNEAAQRWLFTSISDQIRTAMEKLRTFDASAATQE
- the LOC120261456 gene encoding N-acylphosphatidylethanolamine synthase isoform X3, which gives rise to MWEGASTGERMMRWAARAEHLAGLPRRVVVVAVGAFAKVMTTVLNSTHVHNPETLIRLVRSRPSSVPLLTVSNHMSTLDDPLMWGFKGFPSMDAKLARWVLAAEDICFKNRILSYLFRLVTRGGGIYQEQMSEALDVLNGGEMYGFLRLVITIQKVQLHTFPEGKVNQEDVPVRRLKWGTASLIVRAPVTPIVLPIFHSGFEKVMPEKACYGRRPPLPLCMKDIKIIIGEPIEFDLWSLRQTALTHSCEENLNNLGWPKTSPDGLNEAAQRWLFTSISDQIRTAMEKLRTFADASAATQE
- the LOC120261456 gene encoding N-acylphosphatidylethanolamine synthase isoform X1, whose amino-acid sequence is MWEGASTGERMMRWAARAEHLAGLPRRVVVVAVGAFAKVMTTVLNSTHVHNPETLIRLVRSRPSSVPLLTVSNHMSTLDDPLMWGFKGFPSMDAKLARWVLAAEDICFKNRILSYLFRLGKCIPVTRGGGIYQEQMSEALDVLNGGEMYGFLRLVITIQKVQLHTFPEGKVNQEDVPVRRLKWGTASLIVRAPVTPIVLPIFHSGFEKVMPEKACYGRRPPLPLCMKDIKIIIGEPIEFDLWSLRQTALTHSCEENLNNLGWPKTSPDGLNEAAQRWLFTSISDQIRTAMEKLRTFADASAATQE
- the LOC120261456 gene encoding N-acylphosphatidylethanolamine synthase isoform X5, whose protein sequence is MWEGASTGERMMRWAARAEHLAGLPRRVVVVAVGAFAKVMTTVLNSTHVHNPETLIRLVRSRPSSVPLLTVSNHMSTLDDPLMWGFKGFPSMDAKLARWVLAAEDICFKNRILSYLFRLVTRGGGIYQEQMSEALDVLNGGGWLHTFPEGKVNQEDVPVRRLKWGTASLIVRAPVTPIVLPIFHSGFEKVMPEKACYGRRPPLPLCMKDIKIIIGEPIEFDLWSLRQTALTHSCEENLNNLGWPKTSPDGLNEAAQRWLFTSISDQIRTAMEKLRTFADASAATQE
- the LOC120261456 gene encoding N-acylphosphatidylethanolamine synthase isoform X4, with the protein product MWEGASTGERMMRWAARAEHLAGLPRRVVVVAVGAFAKVMTTVLNSTHVHNPETLIRLVRSRPSSVPLLTVSNHMSTLDDPLMWGFKGFPSMDAKLARWVLAAEDICFKNRILSYLFRLGKCIPVTRGGGIYQEQMSEALDVLNGGGWLHTFPEGKVNQEDVPVRRLKWGTASLIVRAPVTPIVLPIFHSGFEKVMPEKACYGRRPPLPLCMKDIKIIIGEPIEFDLWSLRQTALTHSCEENLNNLGWPKTSPDGLNEAAQRWLFTSISDQIRTAMEKLRTFADASAATQE